TGTAGAGGCGGAAAAACCTTGCTTACTGGTCATCAATCAGGGCTGTCATTCCCATTACACTCATCCTGAGCTCCCTACGATATATCTACAGGCATTTTGCAATATCACTTCCACTTCATGAAAATATGTTGGATTGAGAAATGAATTCTTGTTCTCTTTGAGTAGGAAAGGTGTTCTTAATTGtggtgaaaaaaaattcagaattatAATGGGATCATTTGTGGATTGGATCAAAGGAACAACTTAgagaaaaaatgttcatttagttcagatatcataatatataataattttggaCTTGTACATTATTGTGTGAACttttaaaacagacaaaaagagAGAGATGTATGGAGTTTCATTCATCATTTGTTTCATCACTTTTGCTGCTCTAATAAATCAGGTTTGGCCAATGGCAAACAGCATTGGTCAGGATTGTGTGGTAAGCTTGACCATACCCATGGACAGCATCAAAAGCAGCTGCAACACAGACGAGAGAATACTGAGGAAAATGCAGGCTTTGGAGGCCAAGCTTGAACGGATGAACAAGAAGGTAGAGGGGTTGGCGGTTAGAATGCCACAAGTCACATCACAAATAGGCGGAAATCAAGAAACTATGAGAAGATTGGAGTCTAACCTAGCGAAATCAGcaacatatttcaaagaattggATAACAAAATTCTTGAATTGGAATCTAAGCTGCCAAAATTAAATGGAGAGGATAACATTGTCTCACAGCGAAGCAATTCCTTGGATTCTCTATTGGATCCAGTCAGGCCCCTGGTCATGAATGAACTGGACAGATTCAAAGACATCTGGATGAGAGATCTGACTGAGAATATTGTACCTGTAATTCTTAATTCAGAAAACAAACTAGGTGttgcatttaaagaaaaacttatTCAAAATCTAAGAGCACACATAaaagcagatctttttaaaccATTAGAAATTGTTGAATCTTCCAGTGACATTGAGGAGGACATCAACAACTCCACAGATCTGGAAGAACTTGGCACAGAGTTTATGGTTGTGACAAAACATACAGAAATTCCAGAGACCACATCCGAGACACCATGGGATCACAATTCATTGGACATGTTGGCACGGACGTTAAAATCTATCAGCATTGGTTCTGATAACAAAACTAAAGGAAATGCCAACACAGAAGATAAAACAGCATCTAATTCTTCGTCTGTTTTCAACAGAGAGAATGTGTTGAAATTGTTAACATTTGTTAAAAGCCAGATATCAAAGGagatgaatgaaaaaataaatgaatttgatttcaaaatccAAAACATTAGTGAtattctgtttacaagatatgagaatttagaaaataacatttcaaatttccATGGCAATGAACTAGTGCAAAGAAATATCATAGAAAATAATCTCTCAAATATCAGCAAAGCTTTAAGTTTGCTTGAAGTTAAGTTCAATGAAACTGTTGGAGATTTACCAAAGACGGTAGAAAATTACACCAAATTAAGGATGTCAACCTTGGAAACAgcaatttctcagaaacttCACACAGCAGTATCAAGAATGGATGAAGAGATTTACTCTCAGGGCAGAAGAGTTAACATGTCAACAAGTCTCGTGAATATTTTCCAAGGTTCGCTGGCAAAATATCACAATCAGAGTAAAACAGACATCATTCAACTGCAACAAAAGGTAGGAGAACTGGGTTTACTTCTGAAGGCAAGTGCCAATGGTGACAGCGATGCGATAAACGAGAGACTGAGATATCTTGAGACAGAGATTCAGGCAGTGGCCGATACACAATTAATGATGGAACTAAGCAATGATCAATTCAAATCTGGCTTGaaagaaaatcacaaaaatgcccaaaatgaaataaaaattctgaaaGAAGAATTACAGGCCTTTGAGTATGAAGTACTTGGAATAGATCATTTGAAAGTCGCCATGGGAAATCAAGATATTGTCTTAAATAACACTGTAGATAAAGTCAATACATTTGAGATCAAACTCGGTGACATACAGAAAACTTTCACTGACTTCACTGTTGAAGTCATGAGTAAAATCCAGTGGGTGCCTTACAACTTCTCAAACTCAATCTTCAGAAATAATTGTGAAGGAGGTAAAAAATACATTCGTAAAAGTTTCCTTGAGTCTTCTGTCATTAAATTTGTTGGGGTTCAACTTTGCTCCAACATCAGATACAAGATCTTCCTTGCGGCCAGTAAAGAGGGGATGTTCTATGACATTGGTGACAAGAACGGGCGGGGGGAGGACCACTGCCAGTTTGTGGGAGCCACCGTTCCAGACAATACCACCAAAGCTTACACTGTGGACAAATCATTTGTGTTTTCGTCCACTGAAGGTAAACAAATACTACTCAATCTaccattaaatatttacaataagtGATATTTGcacctaattttttttcttcaagttttCTATCataatatttgaaagttttaaaaaaaattcattaaatctcaagtcatttttcaaaatgaactcAACATTTATCAAATCAATCGGTGTAGCATTCATAGCTGTCTGTCATCAATTCACAGGATATATACGAGCAAACTGGGATGAGGATCTACATGTTGGAAAGATATCCTTCCTGCAGCCCACCCCCGCCTACTATGAGTGTGGGATTTCTATACCATAGAGTCTGGGCTCAAGCTTCTGATAACAATCAGCAGTTAACATACTCCTTGAAAACCAGCAGCCAAAACTGAAAACTTTCAAACCGCAAGAGATCTTGTATGAATAAGAGGGTGTAGTAGGTTGTGGTTCAAGAGAATTAATTACAAGGCTGACAAATAACCTTGAAAGATTGTTTTAGTTTGTAGATTTTTGTATTTACTCAAGTggttttatatctgatgtttatctatatatacagtgtatatttattttttttctttagaaacaTTTATCGATCTAACTTTAGTGGGTATTTTCCTTGTGTAT
This genomic window from Magallana gigas chromosome 5, xbMagGiga1.1, whole genome shotgun sequence contains:
- the LOC105343218 gene encoding putative leucine-rich repeat-containing protein DDB_G0290503; this translates as MYGVSFIICFITFAALINQVWPMANSIGQDCVVSLTIPMDSIKSSCNTDERILRKMQALEAKLERMNKKVEGLAVRMPQVTSQIGGNQETMRRLESNLAKSATYFKELDNKILELESKLPKLNGEDNIVSQRSNSLDSLLDPVRPLVMNELDRFKDIWMRDLTENIVPVILNSENKLGVAFKEKLIQNLRAHIKADLFKPLEIVESSSDIEEDINNSTDLEELGTEFMVVTKHTEIPETTSETPWDHNSLDMLARTLKSISIGSDNKTKGNANTEDKTASNSSSVFNRENVLKLLTFVKSQISKEMNEKINEFDFKIQNISDILFTRYENLENNISNFHGNELVQRNIIENNLSNISKALSLLEVKFNETVGDLPKTVENYTKLRMSTLETAISQKLHTAVSRMDEEIYSQGRRVNMSTSLVNIFQGSLAKYHNQSKTDIIQLQQKVGELGLLLKASANGDSDAINERLRYLETEIQAVADTQLMMELSNDQFKSGLKENHKNAQNEIKILKEELQAFEYEVLGIDHLKVAMGNQDIVLNNTVDKVNTFEIKLGDIQKTFTDFTVEVMSKIQWVPYNFSNSIFRNNCEGGKKYIRKSFLESSVIKFVGVQLCSNIRYKIFLAASKEGMFYDIGDKNGRGEDHCQFVGATVPDNTTKAYTVDKSFVFSSTEGYIRANWDEDLHVGKISFLQPTPAYYECGISIP